Within the Streptomyces vilmorinianum genome, the region CTTCGCCCACGGCGAGCTGGTGACCATCGGCGCCACCTTCGCCTTCTTCCTGAACGTCTCGCCGTCAGGACCGGGCTGGCACCTCGTCCCCGCCACGCTCGCCGCCGTCGTCTTCGGCGCCCTGCTCGGCGCCGCCATCGACCGCGGCCTGTGGCGCCCCCTGCGGGCCCGTGGCACCGGCCTGATCAACATGTTCATCGTCACGATCGGACTGTCGCTGTTCCTGCGGCACATCGTCCTCGTGCTGTACGGGACCCGGCCCGGCTCCTACGCCCAGTACGACATCCAGGAGGCGATCGACCTCGGTCCCGCCGGCATCACCCCCCGTGACCTGACCGTCACCCTCCTGTCGGTGGCCACGCTGCTCGGTGTCGCCCTGCTGCTCCAGAAGACCCGGATCGGCACCGCCATCAGGGCCGTCTCCGCCGACCGTGACCTGGCCGAGGCCTCGGGCATCGACGTCAAGCGCGTCGTGCTCGTCGTCTGGATGCTCGGCGGCGCGCTCGCGGCCCTCGGCGGAGTCTTCTTCGGACTCGTCGAGATCGTCAGCTGGGACATGGGCTTCAAGCTGCTGCTGCTCATGTTCGCCGGCGTCATCCTCGGCGGCCTCGGCTCCGCGTACGGCGCGATGGTGGGCAGTCTCGTCATCGGCATCGTCGCCCAGATGTCCACGCTGTGGTTCCCGGTCGACCTGCAGTACGCGTGGGCGCTGCTCGCACTGATCATCGTTCTCCTCGTCCGGCCGCAGGGCATCCTCGGCCGGCGCGAACGCGTCGGATGAGGGCGGTGAGCCATGGACTTCCAAGTCATCCTCTCCGACGCCATCCGCGCCGGCATCGGCCCCATCGCCGCGATCTTCGCGCTCTCCGCGATGGGCCTGAACCTGCACTTCGGCTACACCGGACTGCTGAACTTCGGGCAGGTCGGCTTCATGCTCGTCGGCGGCTACGGGCTCGCGATCACCGTGGCGACCTGGGGCGGCTCGATGTGGCTCGGCGTCCTCGTCGGACTCGCCTCCGCCGTCGTCCTCGCCCTGCTCCTCGGTCTGCCGACGCTGCGGCTGCGCGCCGACTACCTCGCCATCACCACCATCGCCGCCGGGGAGACGCTCCGGCTGTTCTATCGTTCCAGCTGGGCCGAGCCCACCACCGGCGGCGTGTTCGGCCTCCAGCGGTTCGCGAACGACTTCTACGACCTCAACCCCGTCCCGCGTGGCACGTACGGATTCTGGATGGTGAAGTTCAGCGCCCGCGACCTGTGGGTGATGATCGTCGCCTGGGCGCTGGTGATCGTCGTCGGGCTGCTGCTCGCCCTGCTGATCCGCAGCCCCTGGGGGCGCGTCATCCGCTCGATCCGCGACGACGAGACCGCCGTACGCAGCCTCGGCAAGAACGTCTACGCGTACAAGATGACGAGCCTCGTGCTCGGCGGTGTGATCGGCGCGGTGGCCGGCATGCTCCAGGCCATCCACGTGCAGTCGGTGAACCCGGACAGCTTCGATCCCGGCGTCACCTTCTTCCTCTACACGCTGCTCGTCCTGGGCGGCGCCGGGCGGATCCTCGGCCCCGTCGTCGGCTCGGTCCTCTTCTGGTTCATGCTCACCTTCCTCGACAGCGCCCTGCGCGAGGCCATCGACTCCGGCGTCATCTCCTCCGACGTCATCAGCACCTCGGAGATCGGCGCCGTCCGCTTCGCCCTGGTCGGACTCGCACTGATCCTGCTGGTCGCGTTCAGACCGCAGGGGATCCTCGGCAGCCGGAAGGAGATGCTGCTCAGTGGCCGATGACACGAGCCCTGTGCCCGCTACCGGTGTGCCCGCTACCGGTGCGCCGGCACCCGGTGTGCCCGAGCCCGTGCCGGGCGCGACCAAGCCGGACCCGCTGCTCGTCCTCGACGACGTCACCCGCGCCTTCGGCGGTCTCGTCGCCGTACAGGTCGAACACCTGGAGGTCCAGCGGGGGACCATCACGGCCCTGATCGGCCCCAACGGCGCGGGCAAGAGCACGCTGTTCAACGTCGTGAGCGGCTTCGACCGGGCCGACAGCGGACGGTGGTCCTTCGCCGGAAAGCCGCTCACCGGCCGGCCGGCGCACCGGATCGCGGGCGCGGGCCTGGTCCGTACGTTCCAGCTCACCCGCACGCCCGGCCGGCTCACGGTCCTCGAGAACATGCTTCTGGCCACCCCCGGACAGCGGGGCGAGCGGCTGCTGCCCGCCCTGCTGCCGCCGCTGTGGCGCGGACAGGAACGCGACGCCGTGGCCAGGGCCGACGAACTGCTCGACCGCTTCCGGCTCAGCCGGCTGCGCGACGACTACGCGGGCACGCTCTCCGGCGGCCAGCGCAAGCTGCTCGAACTGGCCCGCGCGCTGATGGCACGGCCCGTGATGCTGCTGCTCGACGAGCCCATGGCGGGGGTCAACCCGGCGCTGACCCAGTCGCTCCTCGGCCACATCACGGCCCTGCGTGACGAGGGGCTCACGGTGTGCTTCGTCGAGCACGACATGGACGTGGTCATGGGCATCAGCGACTGGGTGGCGGTCATGGCGGGTGGGCGCCTGGTGGCCGAGGGCCCGCCGTCCACCATCGGCCGTAACCCCGACGTCGTGGACGCCTACCTCGGCAAGCGGCACGACGAACCCGAGGCGAGCGGAGAGGAGGCGCCGCCCCCATGAGCGAGGAGCCCGGCACCCCGAACGGTCCCGTCCTGGCCGCCGACGACCTCGTCGCCGGCTATCTACCCGGCGTCGACGTCCTGCGCGGCTGCAGCATCGAGGTACGGCCCGGCGAACTCGTCGGCGTCATCGGCCCCAACGGCGCCGGCAAGTCGACCCTGGCCAAGGCCGTCTTCGGCCTGCTCCGCATCCGCAAGGGCGCGGTGCGGCTGCACGGCGAGGACGTCACCAACCGCCCCGCCCACGAGCTCGTACGGCGCGGAGTCGGCTACGTCCCCCAGCTGGCGAACGTCTTCCCCACGCTCACGGTCGAGGAGAACCTGCGCATGGGCCTGTATCTGCGGCCCAAGCAGTACGACGACCGGGCCGCCGTGGTCGAGGAACTCTTCCCGGTCCTGGCCACCCGCCGGAAACAGAAGGCCGGCTCGATGTCCGGCGGCGAGCGGCAGATGCTCGCCATGGCCCGCGCGTTGATGATGGAACCTCAGGTGCTGCTCCTGGACGAGCCGTCGGCGGGTCTTTCCCCGATCTTCCAGGACCAGGTGTTCGACCGCGTCAAGGAGATCAACCACGCGGGAGTCGCCGTCCTCATGGTCGAGCAGAACGCCCGCAGGTGCCTCCAGATCTGCGCCCGGGGCTACGTCCTCGACCAGGGCCGCAACGCCCACACAGGGACGGGTGCCGAGCTCCTGAACGACCAGAAGGTGGTCGACCTGTACCTCGGCACCCTCGCCCGTGTCCGCTGAGCCCCGTACGCGAGGCGTCAGCCCTTGCTCACCTCCGTACGCACGGTCTCCAGCTCACCCTTGTCGTTGTACGCGTACACCTCGATCGTCGCCTGGCCCGGCTCACCGGCGTCGACGAAGTCGAGCGGACCGCTCACACCGTCGTAGTCGATGTCCTTGCCCTCGGCGAGCAGCGTCTTGCAGGCGGGGAAGGAATTGCACTTCTCGCCGTCCTTCGTGACCGCGACGATCTCCTCGGCGAACTTCCCCGGGTCGTCCGACTTGGCCTGCTCGGCGGCGAGCGCCAGGGTCGTCACGGCGTCGAAGGTCTGCGGCGCGAACTGCAGGACGTTCAGGTTCGGCGCGAACTCCTTGAGGGCCTTCACGAACTCGGGGTTGGACGCCGATGCCGGAGCCGTACCCTTCATGCCCGCGAGCCGGCCGGGGTCGGCGGGCGAGACCAGCTTGGGCAGCTCCTCGCTGCGGAGCCCGTCGGTGCCGTACACGCCGATGTCGGCGGGCCCGAGGCCTGCCTCGATCATGCTCTGCAGGATCTGCGTGCCCTCCTCGAAGGCGATCACCGCGGCCGCGTCCGGGTTGGAGTTCTTGATCTTCTGAACGATCTGGTCGAAGTTCGTGGCCTTGGGGTCGTACGTCTCGGCGAGCGTGACCGTGACGCCGCCGTCCTCAAGGGCCTTCTTCGTGGAGTCGAGCAGCCCGCGCCCGTAGTCGTCCGCGCGCGCGACCATGGCCACCCGCTTGTGCCCGTCCTCCTGGATCGCCTTCGCCAGGACGGGGGCCTGCAGCGCGTCGCTCGGCGCGGTACGGAAGTAGAAGCCGCCGTCGTCGTAGTCGGTGAAGGTGAGCGCCGTATTGGAACTCGAGAACTGGACGACACCCTCGCCGGTCACCCGGTCGATGATGGCCAGCGACATCGCGGAAGACGCGGCGCCGATGATCGCGTCGACCCCCGCGTTCAGCAAGCGGTCAGCCGCCTGCGCCGCCACCGCCTCCTGTCCTGCCTCGTCGGAGCCGACCACCTTCGGAATCGGCTTGCCAAGCACGCCGCCACTGTCATTGATCACCTTGATCGCGAAGTTCGTCGATTGGATCATGGGCGGCCCGAGAAAGGCCAGCTGCCCCGTCTCGGGCAGGACGTATCCGAGCTTGAGTACCTCGTCGCCGTCGCCTCCCTGCGCCCCGTCACCTCCGCCACCACCGTTCGAACCGCATGCGGCGGCCAGGAGCGCGACCGCGCCCAGGAAGACCGCGGACCGCCGGACCGGCGATTTCATGTCCGCCTCCTCTCAGAGGCTTCTGCGCCTCTCCGTGAAGAAGGCGTGAAGCATCGCTGTGCGTCCCGCGAGTAACCCGTCGGGGCGCGGCTAAACGGCCGACGCGGCCCTGCGTACGCCCAGCGCGCGCGTCAGGATGGAGCCGTGGTCATCACCCGTGAGCTGCTCATCGGCGGCCAGGACGTCCCCGCCGCCGCCGGCCGCACCGCCGAGGACGTCACCCCCTACACCGGCGAGGTGTACGCGATCGTCGCCGCCGCCGGTCCCGAGGACGTCACCCGCGCCGTCGCCGCCGCCCACGCGGCGTTCCCCGCCTGGGCCGCGCTCGCCCCCTTCGCCCGCCGCGCGATCTTCCTCAGGGCCGCCGACCTCCTCGACGCCAAGGGGGAGGAGGCCGCCGAGCTCATGGCGCACGAGGTGGGCGGCACCCGCCCGTGGGCGTACTTCAACGTGGCGCTGGCCGCGAACATCCTGCGCGAGGCGGCCGCGGCGATCACCGCGCCGCGCGGCGAGGTGCTCAGCGCCCAGGAGCAGGGCGCGCTGGGTCTCGCGTTGCGCGAACCGCTCGGGGTCGTCGCCGCGTTCGCGCCCTGGAACGCGCCCCTCATCCTGGGCGTACGGGCCGTGGCCGCCCCGCTGGCCGCGGGCAACACGGTCGTCCTCAAGCCGAGCGAGAACGCACCGGTCGCCGCCGGTCTCTTCGTCGCCGACGTCCTGCGCGAGGGCGGGCTGCCCGACGGCGTGCTCAACGTGGTGACCAACGCCCCCGAGGACGCCACCGTGATCGCCGAGACCCTCGTCGCCGATCCCCGGGTCCGCGCGGTCGACTTCACCGGCTCGACCCGGACCGGCCGTCTCATCGGCGCGCACGCGGCGCGCCACCTCAAACCCGCGGTCCTCGAACTGGGCGGCAAGAACTCCGTGGTCGTCCTCGAGGACGCGGACGTGGACTACGCCGTCGACGCGGCCACGTTCGGCGTGTTCATGAACTCCGGGCAGATCTGCATGTCCGGCGACCGGGTCCTCGTCCACGAGCGCCTCGCCGAGGAGTTCACCGCGAAGTTCACCGCCAAGGTCGCCGCCCTGCGGACCGGCGACCCGGAGCACCCGCACACCGTGATCGGCCCGCTGGTGAGCGCGGCCGCCGCCGAGCGGGTCGCCGGGCTGGTCACGGACGCGGTCGCCGCGGGCGCCACCGTGCTCACCGGCGGCGGCGCCCCGGTGGGCGCGGTGCACCCGGCCACCGTGCTCAGCGGGGTGACCGCGGAGATGGACCTCTACTACGCGGAGACCTTCGGCCCGGTGTGCGTGCTCGGCACCTTCGCCGACGACGACACCGCCGTCGCCCTGGCCAACGACACCGAGAACGGTCTGACCTGCGGCATCATCACCGAGAACGCCACCCATGGGCTGGCGGTCGCGCGCCGCGTGCACTCCGGGATCGTCCACATCAACGACCAGTCCGTCGCCGACGAGCCCCACGCCCCCTTCGGCGGCGTCAAGGCCTCCGGGTACGGGCGCTTCGGCGGACGGTGGGGCATCGAGTCCTTCTCCAACACCCGCTGGGTCACGATCGCGACCCAGCAGGCCCGCTACCCGTTCTGACCGGGCGCCACCAGGGTGGGGGACTGGCCGGCGCGGCGCAGCGCGTCGGCGACGAAGCCGCCCGCCTTGAGCTCCTCGACGACGTTCCGGAGGAACCGTACGGTCTCGGGCCGCCGGGCCGGAGTCGTGCCCACCGCCTGCCGGATCTCCATGAACCGGTCCTCGATCAGCCGGACGTCGCGATGCGCGGCGGCGTACTCGGCCATCGGCTGCCTGATACCGGCCGCGACCTCCAGGCCCTCCGTACGGAACACGTCGACGCCCTCGTCCCCGCGGACGACGGTGGCGTGCCGAAGGGTGCGGGTGAGGAAGAGGTCGTAGGCGGACCCACGCTTGACGCCGATCCGCACACCCGCGCGGTCGACGTCGGCGAGGGTGGCGAGCCCCGAGTCCCGGGGCACGGCGAACACGCCCTCGATCACGACGTACGGCGCGGTGAAGGCGACCTGTGCCTCGCGCGCGGGCTCGACCGCCAGGAAGCAGATGTCGGCCCGCCCCTCGGTCATCGCCTCGAAAGACTTGCGCGCCGCGTCGAAGCAGACGAGCTCGACCGGCACCCCCAGCCGTGCGCCGATCTCGCGCGCGATGTCGACGGTGACCCCGCCGGGGTCGGCCGGGGCGCCCTGCGCGAGGACCGGATTGCCCAGGTTGATCGACGCCCGCAGCACGCCGGTCGGCGCCAGATCCCGACTGATGTCACCCGTCATGATCGTCATGGGGCGGAGTCTAGGACACCGGATGCGTCGCGTCGGGGCGCGTCCAGTAAGGCCTGCGGGCCGGCCGCACTCGGCGCCTACGGAGCCGACATCGAGCGCGTGTCGAAGCCGTCGGAACAGGCCGCCGCGGTCTGAGGGACACGGCGGTCCTCCACGCTTCCGCAGGGTTCGGCGCGACTGATCTGGGCATGCCAATCCCGTCGCGCTCCCCACATCGCGGTCCCTCAGGAGGACGCAGTTGAAGACGAGTTCGCGGATCCGCAGAGTCTCGGTCATCCTCGGCAGCAGCATCGCGCTGGTCATCGCCGTTCCGGGCAGTGCCCTGGCCGCACCGCCCACGGCGCTCCCCGCGAACGCCGACGGCCTGGAGCAGACGTTCCAGCCCGCCTACGACTACGACACGGACGGCTGCTACCCCACCCCCGCCATCGGCCCCGACGGCACGATCAACGGCGGCCTCAACCCCTCCGGGGCCCTCAACAGCCAGTGCCGCGACGCCTGGGACCTCGACAACACCAACGGCTACGCGCGCGCGAAGTGCAACAACGGCTGGTGCGCCGTCATGTACGGCCTCTACTTCGAGAAGGACCAGGCCGTCGCCGGCAGCTCGCTCGGCGGGCACCGCCACGACTGGGAGCACGTCGTGGTGTGGGTGCAGAACAACGAGGCCCGTTACGTCGCCACGTCGGCGCACGGCAACTTCGACATCCACGGCCGCGACCGGATCCGGTGGGACGGGACCCACCCCAAGATCGTCTACCACAAGGACGGCCTGAGCACGCACTGCTTCCGCCCCGCCAACTCCAACGACGAACCCCCGGAGAACCACAAGCACCAGTGGCAGTTCCCCACCCTCGTCGGCTGGAACGGCTACCCGGCGGGACTGCGCGACAAGCTCAGCCAGGCCGACTTCGGAAAGGCCGTCTTCGGCCTGAAGGACGCCAACTTCGCCGCCCACCTCGCCAAGGCCAAGCCGGCCGGCATCCCCTTCGACCCGTATGCCTGAAGGGGGCAGCACTGTTGATCACTCTGCCCGTGAACGACCGCTTCGACGTCTGCGAACGTCAAGGCCGGACGAGGAGCGCGACACCGACCGCCAGGAACCCGAGCCCGAAGACGGCGACCACTCCGCCCCAGATCCGCACGAGCGCTCGGAGCCTCGAACGGCTGAGAGAGAAGTCCATCTCGGGGTGCTCCAGCCCCAGCCGGCTGAAGACCCGCCGGACGCCCGGTTCGGCGAACGCGGGGTTGAGCTGCGTGTCCACGATCCGTTGGGTGACGCCACGGTAGTCCGTCGCCAGCGCAAGCCCGAACAGCGCGACCCCGACCCCCAGCACCATCGCCATCAGGATCATTCGTCCCCTCCCCGGAAAGTCGGCCGGCATCGGATGTGAACAGAGGCCACGCGACCTGCGCCCACTGCGGCGTGGGATCACCGCGGCACCGCCAACACTACGTCGTGCGGCGCTGTCGGCCCCCTGGCGAGCCATGTGGTCGTCAGGGGGCC harbors:
- a CDS encoding NPP1 family protein, which codes for MKTSSRIRRVSVILGSSIALVIAVPGSALAAPPTALPANADGLEQTFQPAYDYDTDGCYPTPAIGPDGTINGGLNPSGALNSQCRDAWDLDNTNGYARAKCNNGWCAVMYGLYFEKDQAVAGSSLGGHRHDWEHVVVWVQNNEARYVATSAHGNFDIHGRDRIRWDGTHPKIVYHKDGLSTHCFRPANSNDEPPENHKHQWQFPTLVGWNGYPAGLRDKLSQADFGKAVFGLKDANFAAHLAKAKPAGIPFDPYA
- a CDS encoding branched-chain amino acid ABC transporter permease produces the protein MDFQVILSDAIRAGIGPIAAIFALSAMGLNLHFGYTGLLNFGQVGFMLVGGYGLAITVATWGGSMWLGVLVGLASAVVLALLLGLPTLRLRADYLAITTIAAGETLRLFYRSSWAEPTTGGVFGLQRFANDFYDLNPVPRGTYGFWMVKFSARDLWVMIVAWALVIVVGLLLALLIRSPWGRVIRSIRDDETAVRSLGKNVYAYKMTSLVLGGVIGAVAGMLQAIHVQSVNPDSFDPGVTFFLYTLLVLGGAGRILGPVVGSVLFWFMLTFLDSALREAIDSGVISSDVISTSEIGAVRFALVGLALILLVAFRPQGILGSRKEMLLSGR
- a CDS encoding transporter substrate-binding domain-containing protein, translated to MTIMTGDISRDLAPTGVLRASINLGNPVLAQGAPADPGGVTVDIAREIGARLGVPVELVCFDAARKSFEAMTEGRADICFLAVEPAREAQVAFTAPYVVIEGVFAVPRDSGLATLADVDRAGVRIGVKRGSAYDLFLTRTLRHATVVRGDEGVDVFRTEGLEVAAGIRQPMAEYAAAHRDVRLIEDRFMEIRQAVGTTPARRPETVRFLRNVVEELKAGGFVADALRRAGQSPTLVAPGQNG
- a CDS encoding branched-chain amino acid ABC transporter permease gives rise to the protein MTAPAVTAAAEGTAQGEEVPAGPTFGARALQALLDGIQFGVIIAICAVGLSLIFGTIHLINFAHGELVTIGATFAFFLNVSPSGPGWHLVPATLAAVVFGALLGAAIDRGLWRPLRARGTGLINMFIVTIGLSLFLRHIVLVLYGTRPGSYAQYDIQEAIDLGPAGITPRDLTVTLLSVATLLGVALLLQKTRIGTAIRAVSADRDLAEASGIDVKRVVLVVWMLGGALAALGGVFFGLVEIVSWDMGFKLLLLMFAGVILGGLGSAYGAMVGSLVIGIVAQMSTLWFPVDLQYAWALLALIIVLLVRPQGILGRRERVG
- a CDS encoding ABC transporter ATP-binding protein, whose product is MADDTSPVPATGVPATGAPAPGVPEPVPGATKPDPLLVLDDVTRAFGGLVAVQVEHLEVQRGTITALIGPNGAGKSTLFNVVSGFDRADSGRWSFAGKPLTGRPAHRIAGAGLVRTFQLTRTPGRLTVLENMLLATPGQRGERLLPALLPPLWRGQERDAVARADELLDRFRLSRLRDDYAGTLSGGQRKLLELARALMARPVMLLLDEPMAGVNPALTQSLLGHITALRDEGLTVCFVEHDMDVVMGISDWVAVMAGGRLVAEGPPSTIGRNPDVVDAYLGKRHDEPEASGEEAPPP
- a CDS encoding ABC transporter ATP-binding protein, translating into MSEEPGTPNGPVLAADDLVAGYLPGVDVLRGCSIEVRPGELVGVIGPNGAGKSTLAKAVFGLLRIRKGAVRLHGEDVTNRPAHELVRRGVGYVPQLANVFPTLTVEENLRMGLYLRPKQYDDRAAVVEELFPVLATRRKQKAGSMSGGERQMLAMARALMMEPQVLLLDEPSAGLSPIFQDQVFDRVKEINHAGVAVLMVEQNARRCLQICARGYVLDQGRNAHTGTGAELLNDQKVVDLYLGTLARVR
- a CDS encoding ABC transporter substrate-binding protein; the protein is MKSPVRRSAVFLGAVALLAAACGSNGGGGGDGAQGGDGDEVLKLGYVLPETGQLAFLGPPMIQSTNFAIKVINDSGGVLGKPIPKVVGSDEAGQEAVAAQAADRLLNAGVDAIIGAASSAMSLAIIDRVTGEGVVQFSSSNTALTFTDYDDGGFYFRTAPSDALQAPVLAKAIQEDGHKRVAMVARADDYGRGLLDSTKKALEDGGVTVTLAETYDPKATNFDQIVQKIKNSNPDAAAVIAFEEGTQILQSMIEAGLGPADIGVYGTDGLRSEELPKLVSPADPGRLAGMKGTAPASASNPEFVKALKEFAPNLNVLQFAPQTFDAVTTLALAAEQAKSDDPGKFAEEIVAVTKDGEKCNSFPACKTLLAEGKDIDYDGVSGPLDFVDAGEPGQATIEVYAYNDKGELETVRTEVSKG
- a CDS encoding aldehyde dehydrogenase family protein; amino-acid sequence: MVITRELLIGGQDVPAAAGRTAEDVTPYTGEVYAIVAAAGPEDVTRAVAAAHAAFPAWAALAPFARRAIFLRAADLLDAKGEEAAELMAHEVGGTRPWAYFNVALAANILREAAAAITAPRGEVLSAQEQGALGLALREPLGVVAAFAPWNAPLILGVRAVAAPLAAGNTVVLKPSENAPVAAGLFVADVLREGGLPDGVLNVVTNAPEDATVIAETLVADPRVRAVDFTGSTRTGRLIGAHAARHLKPAVLELGGKNSVVVLEDADVDYAVDAATFGVFMNSGQICMSGDRVLVHERLAEEFTAKFTAKVAALRTGDPEHPHTVIGPLVSAAAAERVAGLVTDAVAAGATVLTGGGAPVGAVHPATVLSGVTAEMDLYYAETFGPVCVLGTFADDDTAVALANDTENGLTCGIITENATHGLAVARRVHSGIVHINDQSVADEPHAPFGGVKASGYGRFGGRWGIESFSNTRWVTIATQQARYPF